In Posidoniimonas corsicana, the genomic window GGCGTGCTGCAGGCCGCGCGGGAGTCGATCCAGCAGTCGCTGGCCGCCCTGCCGGCCGACGGGCGCCCCGACTTCAAGGTGCGCATCACCGGCCAGATCCCGCTGTTCATCGCGCAGGAGCGGGCGTTCGACCGCAACCAGACACTGTTCCGCATGATCGGCTACGGGCTGGCGTTTGTGCTGTCGGTGATTATGTTCCGCGGGCTGACGGCGGTGGTGCTGATGTCGGCGGCGCCGATGCTGGCCATCTTCTGGAGCTTCGGCATCCTGAAGCTGACCGGCGTGTACGTGAACGAGCTGTCGAACGTGGTGATGCCGCTGCTGGTGTCGATGATCGCGCTGACCGACGGCGTGCACCTGCTGGTCAACATCCGCCGCCGCCGCACCGCGGGCGACTCGCCGGTCGAGGCGTCGCGGTGGGCGATCGAGCACGTCGGCGTGGCGTGCCTGCTCACCTCGCTCACCACGGCGATCGGCTTCGGCTCGCTGATGCTGGCCGAGAGCGCCTACGTCCGCGAGTTCGGCGAGGTCTGCATGTATGGGGTGCTGATCGCGTTCCTGGCGGTCATGACGTTCATCCCGTTTGTCGCCAGCACGCCGCTGGGCGCCCGCATCCACCACGGCGAAGAGCGCGACCTGGTGGGGCCGCTGGTGGCGAGGTTCGCGCCCTTCCTGGAGTGGATCCTGCGGCACAAGAAGGCGGTCAGCCGCGCGTCGATCGCCCTGACCGTGGCGCTGCTGGGCGTGTCGTTCGCGCTGCGGCCCGACAACCGGGTCGCCAACCAGCTGCCCGCCGACACCGAGGTCTACCAAGCCCTGGCGCACTGCGACGAGCAGTTCGGCGGCATCCAGTTCCTGGAGCTGTGGGTCGACTGGCCAGAGCAGCTCGACGCCCAAGACCCGACCATCCTGCAGGCCATCAAGGACGCTGAGGCGTTGATCGACTCCGAGCCTCTGATCAGCCACCCGCTGTCGATCCGCAACATGCTGGCCTCGTTCCCCGGCGACGAGAACGACCAACGCACCCAGATGACGTTCCTGTCGCTGCTGCCCCGTGACCTCCGCGGCTACTTCTACCGCCCCAGCGAGAGCCGTGCGCTCATCGTGACCCGCATCCAGGACCAGGGGATCGCGCAGTACGTCCCCGTGTTCGACCGGGTCGAGAGTGAGCTGGCCGCGCTGTCCGCCACGCACCCCGGGTTCACCTTCCGGCTCCGCGGCGGGCCGATCTTCCGCGCGCGGGACCTCTACCAGATTGTGATCGACCTCACGACCAGCCTCGGCGTGGCGTCCCTCATCATCCTGGTGGTGCTGGCGCTGGCCTACCGATCGCTGACCATCGGGCTGATCTCGGTGATACCCAACATGTTCCCGCTGGTCGCCACCGGCGCGCTGCTGGTGGCGATGGGGCAGCCGCTGTTCATGTCGAGCGTGTGCGCGTTCACGGTCTGCCTGGGCATCGCCGTGGACGACACCATCCACTTCCTGTCGCGGTTTCAGCAGGAGGTCGCCCGCACCGGCGACATCGACGACGCCATCCGCAATACGTTCCAGAGCGTGGGCACGGCGATGGTGATGACCACCATCATCCTGGTGGCCGGCTTCTTCGCGATGCTGCTGTCCGACCTGCCCGCCCACCGCATCTTCGCCGCCATGGCGTGCGTGACGATCGGGTCGGCCATCCTCGGCGACATGGTCGCACTGCCGGCGCTGCTCTCCCGCTACGCCCGCAACGTGTGGAAGGAACAAGCCCCGGCCGCCGACCCCGACCCCGACCCCGACCTCAGCGGCGCCCTCCCCACCGGCTAACGCCAGCACTCGGCGTCGACCCAGCACACGCTTCCGGCAGGGTATTGTCCGCATCGTTTTGTCCGAAAACACGAGCGGAGGGGACAAAACTCGGGGCACACCTCCGCCCCGGTTGCTCGTAAGTGCTTTTGAATTAAGGCATTGCGACAACCTCCTTCAGTAGGGTCGATAGGGGTTTTGTCCGATTGTGGTCGCGCAAATCGGACACCACGACACCGCCCGCTCAACTGATTTATAGCGGCACGACGCACCCCACCTCCGCCGGTCCGCGACCGGCAGTCGTCAGGGGGGACAAGCAGCGCGCAGTGTCCCGCCAACGGCAGGGCGGCACGCCAGCGTCCCTCCATTGGACCACGCCGGGTGGCCGGTTTCAGCAACAAACTGGCGGCGGCGCGCCGGCGGGGCCATCGTGGTACGCGAACCGCTGCGCGGCTGCTAAACTGCCGGCATGAAGGCCCCGATACTCCGCCGTTCTCTGATCCTCGCCCCGTGGTTCGCCCTCGCCCTGGTCGCGACCCTCCCCCGCCCACTCGCGGCGCAGCCCCCAGGAGGCGGCCCGATGCTCCCCGGCCAGCAGCTCAGCGACGACCAGGTCGCCCAGTTCGCCCAACTGGCGATCGAGGGCATCCCACGCGAGTTCCCCAACAAGCCCTCGAACGTGATCACCGGACCCGACAACGTGCTCGGCCCGCGTGAGATGCACCCGGTGTTCTACGGCTGTTTCGACTGGCACTCGTCCGTGCACGGGCACTGGATGCTCGTGCGACTGGCGAAGGCGGCGCCCCAGGCGCCGGTCGTCGCCAAAGCCCGCGGCCTGCTCGACCAGCAGCTCACCGCCGAGGGCCTCGCCGCCGAGGCGGCCTACTTCGATGAAAAAATGAACCACAGCTTCGAGCGGATGTACGGCTGGGCGTGGACGCTGCGGCTGGCTGCCGAACTCCGCACCTGGGACGACCCGGCCGCCCAGCGCTGGGCCAAGAACCTCCGCCCGCTCGAGGAGAGGATCGTTGAGCTCACCCGCGGCTACCTGCCGCGGCTCACCTACCCGGTCCGCACCGGCGTGCACCCGGACACGGCGTTCGCGCTGGCGCAGATCCTCGACTACGCCCGCGCGGTCGGCGATGCGGGGCTCGAGCAGCAGATCGTCGAGTTCGCCAAGGCGAAGTACCAGTCGGACCGCGATTACCCCGGACGCTTCGAGCCCTCCGGCGAGGACTTCTTCTCGCCGGCGTGGAACGAGGCCGACCTGATGCGGCGGGTGCTGAGCCAGGTGGAGTTCGCCGACTGGCTCGAGCGGTTCCTGCCGGGGATCGAGAGCGCTGACTCGGCGGCCGCGTCGCTCCTCACGCCGGCCGTGGTGTCAGACGTGACCGACCCTAAGATTGTCCACCTGGCCGGGCTGAACCTGTCGCGGGCGTGGACACAGAACGGTGTGCTGGCCAGCCTGCCGGCGGACGACCCGCGCCGCGAAGCGTTGCGGGCGTCGATCGTCGCACACACCAAGTCCGGTCTCGACTACGTCTTCAGCGGGCACTACGAGGGCGAGCACTGGCTCGCGACGTTCGCCGTGTACCTGCTGACCGAAAGCGGCCTGCCCCAATGAGCGACCCCGCCCGCGGCTGGCGACCCGGGCCTGGCCTGCTGGTCGCCGCCGCGTTCATCGGCCCCGGCACGGTCGCCACGGCGAGCCGGGCTGGCGCGCAGTTCGGTTTCCAACTGCTGTGGGCGCTGCTGTTGGCGGTTGCGGCGACCATCGCGCTGCAGGAGATGGCCGCGCGGCTCGGACTGGTCACCCGCCGCGGCCTGGCCGAGGCGATACGCGACTCGATCCAACCGGCGTGGCTCCGCTGGGCGTCGGTTGGGCTGGTGCTTACTGCGATCGTGCTCGGCAACACCGCGTACCAGACCGGCAACCTGATTGGCGCCGGCGCGGGCGTCTCGGTGCTGACGGGGGCGGCGACTCAACCGGCCGCAGCGGCGCTCGGCGTGGGCGTCGGAATCCTGATCGCGGTCGGTGGGTCGGGGCGGATCGTGATCGGCGGGCTGATGGCCATTGTGCTCGCGATGAGCACGGCGTTCCTGCTCACCGCCGCGGCCGCCGCACCCAACCCCGCGGGCATCGCCCGCGGCGCGCTGGTTCCATCGTTGCCACAAGGCTCGACGCTGACCGCGCTCGCGCTGATCGGCACCACCGTCGTGCCGTACAACCTGTTCCTGCACGCCTCGGCGGTCCAACGCCGCTGGCCCGCCAGTGAGGACCTGCGGCGGGCGCTGCGGTCGGCCAGGCTCGACTCAGCCGCAGCGATTGGGCTGGGCGGCGTGGTCACCATGGCGATCGTTGTGACCGCTGCCGCTGCTTTCTTCACGGCCGACGCCCGGCCGAACAGCCCGAGCGAGTTCGCCGAGCAGCTTACCGGCGTCTTCGGCGCGTGGGGCCGACGGCTGTTCGCGGCGGGCCTGGCGGCGGCCGGGCTGACCAGCGCGGTCACGGCGCCGCTGGCCGCCGGCTTCACCGCGGCCGGCGCGCTCCCCGCGTCGGCCAGCCAAGCAGCGCGCGAGCGGCTCACCCGGGGCACGGCGGTGGCGGTCGCGTTAGTCGGCGCGGGGCTCGCGTACACCCTCGGCAAGAGCCCCACCGAAACAATCGTCGCGGCCCAGGCGGCGAATGGCCTGCTGCTGCCGCTGGTGGCGGCGTTCCTGCTGGCGGCCATGAACCGCCGCGACCTGCTGGGCGAGCACCGTAACGGCCCGCTGCTCAACGCGATCGGCGTGGCGGTGGTGCTGACCGCGTTCGCGCTAGGCGCCAAGACGCTCGCGCCGCTGCTCGGTTGATGCCGCGACCCGTGGGAGACTCCGATTCCCGCGCTCGCCGATCCATGCGAGAATCGCATCCCCCATCCTCCCAGGCGGCAGGAACCCGATCAGACGCATGCGAGAGCAACTCGGCTACCTCCTCAAGGACAACCTCGGCCGCCCGACCACCGTCGGCTCCGAGCTGCGTGGCGCCGGCGCAACGTTCCTCACCATGGCCTACATCTTGCCGGTAAACGCCGGCATCCTGGCGGCTGTGGTCGGCGAGCAGGCGACCGGCTCGCTGGTCGCCTGCACCGCACTTGCCGCCGGCGTCTGCTGCCTGCTGATGGGCCTAACGGCCAACGTGCCGATCGCGCTGGCCAGCGGCATGGGGCTCAACGCGTTGATTGCGTTCAACGTCGCGTCCGCGGCCGGCGGCTGGCAGGCGGCGATGGGGCTGGTGGTGATTGAGGGGCTCGTGATCCTGGCGCTGGTGCTGCTCGGCCTGCGCGAGGCGGTGCTGGCCGCCATCCCCCGCTCGCTGCGGCTGGCGATCGGCGCCGGCATCGGGTTGTTCATCGCCCTGATCGGCCTGTCGAACGCCGGGATCGTCGTGCAGGGCGTGCCCGCTCCGCCGGCCGGCCCGCTGCTGGCCCCCGGCGTCGTGCACCAGCCAACCACCGCCGTCGCCCTCGCCGGGCTCGTGATCACCGCCGCGTTGATGGCCTGGCGAGTGAAAGGGTCGCTGCTGCTGGGCATTGTCGCTGCAACCGCCATCGCCGCGGCGGCTGGGCAGGTCGCCTGGCCCACGGGCTGGAGCTGGCCCTCGTTCGAAGTAGCCCTGCAGGCCGACGTTCTAGCCGCGTTGAAGTGGGAGCTGGTCCCGCTGCTGTTTGCGGTGATGATGGTCGACTTCTTCGACACGCTCGGCACCGCCACCGCGATCGCCGAGGAGGGCGGACTGATCGACGACCAAGACCGCATCCCCGGCGCGCGGCGGCTGCTGATTGTCGACTCGCTGAGTGCGTCGATCGGCGGCCTGCTGGGCGTCAGCAGCGTGACCTGCTACATCGAGTCCGCCGCCGGCGTGGCCGAGGGCGCCCGCACCGGCCTTCACTCGGTGTTCGTCGGGCTGTTGTTCCTGCTGGCGGTATTCCTCGCTCCGCTGGCGGCGGTGGTCCCCGCCTGCGCGACGGCGCCCGCGCTGATCCTGGTCGGCTTCCTGATGCTGCGTCAGCTGTCCGAGCTGGACTTCGACCGCCTGGACGAAGCGATCCCCGCCTTCCTGACGCTGCTGACCATCCCCATGACGTTTTCCATCGCCCACGGCATCGGCTACGGGTTCCTGTCGTACGTGCTGATCAAGCTACTGACCGGCCGCGTCGGCGACCTGAGCCTGCTGATGGTCGGCGTCGCCGCGGCGTTCGGGGCTTACTTCTGGCTTGCCGGTTGAGGTGGCGGAGGGAAGCACGTTTGCCTGACTGGCTGCTCACCAGAACCGGTGAGTCGTCGATCCGACAAACCGCCCCGCCGCCTCCGCACGCCGCTCTGGATTCGCAGCAGCAAAATCCTTATCGAACATCTCTCTTGCAATTTACTACACATGTAGTAATACTGCACGCCGTCAACCACTCAAGGACGCAGCGATGGCGAAACGACGCGGAAAGGTTCCCCGCCTGCCGGAGGGGGAGATCCAGATCCTCGAGATGCTCTGGCGTGAATCGTCCGTCACGATCCAGGCGGCGCAAAAGGCGCTCGGGCAGCCGATCGGCTACACCACGGTGCAGACGCGTCTGAACCGATTGGTGGATAAAGGCTTGGTGTCGCGTTCCGCTGAACGCCCCGCCCAGTACTCTGCCGCGGTCACGCCCGAAGAGGTGCGGGAGCGTGAGCTAGAGACGCTGGTGGAGCGCGTGAGCAGCGGTCGGGTGGCGCCGTTGGTGGCGCACCTGATCAACAGCCGCGACATCTCTCCCGACGAGATCGCGGAGCTAAAGGCCTTGATCGAACAGGCCGAGCAGCGGTCGCGCGAGTCCAAACCCAAGGGAGGCAAGCGATGAACACGTTGCTGGAAACGCTCGCCAGTGGCATCCTCCGAGCGACGCTCGTCACCAGCGTGTCCGCGGTCTTGGCAATAATGCTGCTCGCCGTGCTGCGGGTCCGCAGCCCCAAGCTGCATCGGCTGGCGTGGGCGCTGGTCGTGGCGCAGGGGTGCCTGCTGGCGCCGTTCACGTGGCGGGTTGAGGTCGACAAGCCACAAGTCGCCCCGCCACCCTTGGCGCCGGTAGAAGCGGTCGCCTCGGATCTCTCGATCCCCGACTTCCCCACGAGACCGACCACGCCCTCGCCGCGGCCTTTTGACCTGTTCGGCGCCGCCATGAAAGCAGCCCTAGCTGCCTGGGCCTTGGGCGTCGCGGCGTTGGCGACCATTGGCCTGGCCCGCTACGTCGGCCTGTTTGTGCACGGCAAGCCGGGCGGGTCGCCCGACAACCAGCAGTGGCTGGCTGAGTGGCGCGAGGTGCGGGCCGCAAGCCCGCTCGCCGCCTCCGCCGAATTCCGCACCACCGATGACCTGGGGCCGCTGGTCTGCTGGGCGCCCTGGGAGTACCTGGTGCTGGCGCCAACAGAGCTTTGGTCGCGGCTCACGTCGGCCGACCGGGTCTCCATACTCCGTCACGAGCTGGCGCACTGCGAGCGTGGCGACCTGTGGAAGAACCTGGCGGTGCGGGTCCTCGCGTTGCCGCAATGGTTCAACCCGCTCGTGTGGCTCGCGGTGCGGCGGTTCGACGAAGCCGGCGAGTGGGCCTGCGACGACCGGGTTGCCGGCGCGCAGGCCGAGCCCTCGACCGACTACGCTGGGACGCTGCTGCGGGTCGCTGACTTCGCCACACGGGTCCCGGGCGGCGCCGTCGGAGCAGCCGGCGGAGAGCTGTCCCGGCGCGTTACACGCCTGCTTCAATCCCCCAAGAAGGAAACCAGCGAGATGAAAGCAATCATGTTGCCGTTGCTGCTGACGATCGTTGGCCTGATGCAGATCGTCCGCATCGAACGCGTGGCCGCCGTCGAGCAGCCACCCCAGATTGCTCCGACCGCCGCCGCGCCGCCCGCGGCCGATCCCCCCGAGCCACAATGGAGCTTCGACGAGCCCTATGTTATCGAGCCGCCGGACGTGCTGCTGGTCAACCTCCTCAAGATCGTCCCCAAACCGCCCCACAAGATCGAGCCGTTCGACGGCCTGCTGATCCGCGTAACCAACGCGAACGAGCCGATCGGCGACGCCTTCGCCGTCAGCCCCGAGGGCACGGTCGACCTCGGTCCCACGTACGGCAAGGTGAAGGTGATCGGGCTGCGGATCGAGGAGGCCCAGGAAGCCGTGCACGACCATCTGAGCGAGATGTTTGAGGACCCGCGGGTCAGCGTGTCGCTTGGGTTCTCCTCCGGCGCCCAGCAGATTGTTGGCGAGCACCTCGTCGCCCCCGACGGGCGGGTCAACCTGGGAGCGTATGGATCGGTCTACGTGACCGGCCTGACGATCGAACAGGCCAAAAAGGCTATCGAGGAGAAGCTATCGGAGCTGCTGGTCACCCCCGAAGTGGCGGTGGACGTCTTTGCCTACAATAGCAAGAAGTATTTCATCATCAACGAATCGCCGTCCGGCGATACCGTTACCGCGATGCCGGTCACGGGCAACGAGACCGTGCTCGACGCCCTCGCGTCAATCGGCGGGCTCAGGCGGGACGCCAAGATCTGGGTCGACCGTGCCACGGACAATCAAGGGAAGAGAAGACTCGTTAAACCGGTGGACTACCAGGCGATCAAGCAAGGCGATAGCTCCACTAACTATCGGCTGTGGCCTGGGGATCGGCTGTTCATTGACTACCCATCGCCACCGGCGGCTAAACCGCAAGCCGCCCCACCGGCGCGGGCGCCGGAGGCGTACGGCGCCCGTTTGCCACGCATGCTCCCCCCATCGACCCACGACACCGCCCCGCCGACCACTGAGGGCGACAACCGGGTTATCAATGCCAAGCTCCGGGTAGTGACCGACCCTCACAAGAACCTCCGCGGGGTGGGCGGGCTCGCGGCTGACGACCTGGTCGTCAGCGACTCAACGCTGGTCGAGGGCCTTGTCGATGTGCTCACTAAGAACGGCCTGGTAAAGGTGCTCGCCCGGCCTCGAATCATGGCTCTCAATGGTCAGACGGGGCAATTCGCTATCCAAACCGACGAGGCGCCGATCAAGCAAATAAGCGTGGAGCTACAGAACCGCCACAGCGGCGCCCAGGTGATCTTTCGGGCGCACGCGACTGTGGAAATTGATGAGCGCAAGCAGCAGCTCGACACGGCGTTCGCCCTCGCGGAGGGTCAGTCGTGCTTGATGCGTCTTCGTCAGGAGGAGCCCGAGTCCGACGCTGATGACCTCTACCTGCTCGTGACGCGGGAGTAGAGAGCCGCCGGTCGATGGCGACGATCCTCAGCACACCGCATGCCGAGACGTCCACGGCGCCAGGCCTGGCGCGTGCGGATCGGAAGTTTCCCGTCGTTCACGTTGGCGAACCGGGTGTCATGAGACTTGCTTGTGGTTCGCGCCGTATATTCCCACGGCCGCGGCAAGAAGCACGCGCGGGCAACGAATAAGCGAGCGTCCCCACCGGGTTGCGAACAACCCGGCGCCTCCAACCGGAAAGCAACGTTCATGAAGTGTGCGATCTGCAACACCGACGCCCAGGCGGTATGCAAGTTCTGCGGGCGCGCCGTGTGCGGCGAGTGCGCCTCGCAGCGTGAGTACCGCAGCGGCGCGGCGCCCAAGTACTTCACCCAAACCGCCAAGAGCGCGATCATCGTTTCCAACGCGATCTGGTGCCGCCAATGCCATGTTGAGACCGCCTAAGTGGGCCTAGATGGCGCCGCGGCCGGCCACTACGGCGATGGAAGTGACGGCCACCCAGCCAAACACCACCGCGAACACCAGCCGGTGGGCCACCGGCATCGACCACACCCCAACCGCGCCGCCCAGCATCGCCGCCACCATCAGCACTGCGGCCAGGTTGGCGCGACGGAGGGTCAAGTGGTCGAGGCTCCGATTCCCCGCTATCCGAGCCAGCCCCAACGACCACCCTGCCAGCGACAGGCAGATCGCTACGATGTGCGTCTTGGTCAGCGGCGTCTGCGAGTCGGTCGACTCGATCGGCAACGCCGCCACCGCGAAACCGACGCCGAACGTCGCCAGCAGCGACGAAACCCACCGGTCGCCCAGCAGCCGGCCGTAGCACCAGCCGAAAATCGTCAACGCGAGCCCCACGCCCAGGAAGCCAATAACGTTCCAGCATACGGCGTAAGGCTGGCCGTCGGCGCCCAACTCGCTGACATAGCTCTGCCAGGCGTCAAACCCAGGCGTCAGGCTAGCGATGACCAGCAGCGCCGCCACGAAGACGACAACCGAAGCAAGACCGGACGCGGCGCAGGTGAGTCGCATTAGCTGTCTGTGAGCAGAGCGTGGAGGAGAGAGAAGGGCTGGCGCCGCAAACGCTGTTAGGGCGAGATCAAAGGCCTCTTGCTGCCCTGAGCCCCCTACCGATCGTCGTCTAGTCTATCCGCCCTGTCGGTCAGTTCCGAGAGCGTGAGCCTGACGAACCGCAGGCCCTGGGCACCGCGCTCGTAGAGGACGCCGATACCGCCGTCCGGGCAGACGGTCATGCTGGAGTACGCCGCAGGGCCGGGGTCGATGACCTTGCCGTCGCTCCAGGTCTGGCCATCGTCGTAGCTGATCCGCAGCGTGAGGTTCTTCCGGCCACGCGGCGAGTTCGCGTTGCAGAATAGTAGCCGCTCCGGCTTTCGCCCGTCAGATCTGGACCGGTAGCGGAGGAGGCTGGCGTTGCACGCGGGGTCCACCAACCGCGGATCCGCCGCCGACGCCCACGTCCGCCCGTTGTCGTGCGAGCGGTGGACCCACCGCACAGACTTGCCGTTGACCCGCGAGTTCACCATCAGAGCGCCGTCGGACAACTCGACCACCTTCGACTCGTCGCCGGGCGAGATGGCTGCGTCGTTGAGGAACCAAGTCTCGCCATGGTCGCGACTGCCGAACAGCCGCACTCCGCGTTTCAGGTTGACCAGCGTGTGCAGCAGGTCGCCGTTGCTCCGCTGGATGCCGCGCCCCGAAGTGATGAACTTGAAGTCCTTCTTCCAGTCGGGCGGAGTGAGGTCATCGGTGATATCAATGGGGGCCTGCCAGCTAGCTCCGCTGTCTGCGCTGCGCTGCACGTACAGCCTGAACTCCCCGGGCGCCTGGTCCTGATCCATGACATTGTAGAAGCAGAACACGACGCCCGTCGTGCTGTCGACGATCAACGACGGGTCCGACGCGGGCCTGCCGTCGCCGAAGTCGCAGACCACTTCGATATCGGTCCACGTCTCGCCGCTGTCCTTGCTGCGTCTCAGAACGATGTCGATGTCCCGCGAGCCGATAAGGTCGTGGGGATTGGCCCGGCGGGCGTCGCAGCAGGCGAGGAGGTCACCGTTTGGCGCGGTGATCAGCGCCGGGATCCGGTAGGTGTGAACGCCGCCGGCGCCGGACACGAACAGGTCGGTCGAGCTGAGCAGATCCGGCCTACCGCTCGGCCGCGTGTCCTGCGCCCTACTGACGTCAGCAGTCAGCACATTAAAGCACAACAGGGCGAGCAGAGCTCTCCGCACGCAGGTCATCATCACCACTCCGCTACTTTCACTAGAGTGAGCGTCCGTCAACATATTGGGGCCGGCCGCCCGCACGCCAGGCAAACCTGCCGCAGTCTATCACAAGCCGAGCCACCCATTGGCGCCGGCCGCCGATTGGACTAGCGGCGGGCGGCGTGGCCATAATGGTAGCCCGCAGGCGCTCCCCCGAACTATCTGCCGAGAGTACCCATATGCTGCACCGCCGTGGTTTGCTGCGCCTGGTTGCCGGCGCGGCCGCGATTCCCGCCGTGATGCAGCGGGCGCTCGCGGCCCAGCTCGAGTCCGGCGCCGCGGTCAACGCCGAGATGGTCCGCCAGGCCGAGTGGATCGCCGGCATCGAGTACACCGATGAACAGCGGGAAGAGCTCGCGGAGTCTCTGCGGCGTAGCCTCCGAGATTTCGAGGCCCTCCGCCAGGTCGACATCGACTACTCCACGGCGCCCGCGCTGCAGTTCAATCCGGCGCCGTACCTCAAACCTGCCGCACGGATCGTGCGTGACGCGCAGCCCACCGATGCGGCGCCGCCCGAGCTCCCTCTGACCGACGAGCAGCTGGCGTTCCTCCCGGTGACCGAACTCGCCGCGCTGCTCCGCACGCGGCGCGTGACGTCGCGCAAGCTGACCAAGCTGTCGCTCGCGCGGCTCAAACGCTTCAACCCGCTGCTCCGCTGCGTGATGACAATCACCGAGGAGCTCGCCCTCCGCCAGGCCGATCAGGCCGACCGCGAGATCGCCGCTGGGCGCTACCGCGGGCCGCTGCACGGCGTGCCGTGGGGCGCGAAGGACCTGATCGCCGTGGACGGGCACCCCACGACCTGGGGCGCGCCGATGTTCAAGGACCGCGTGCTCCGCGACACGGCCACCGTCGCCCGCCGGCTGGACGACGCCGGCGCGGTGCTGGTGGCCAAGCTTACGCTCGGCGCGCTCGCCCAGGGCGACCACTGGTACGACCAGTTCACCCGCAACCCGTGGGACCCCGAGCAGGGCTCCAGCGGATCGTCTGCCGGTTCCGCCAGCGCGGTCGCCGCGGGCCTGGTCCCCTTCGCGTTGGGAAGCGAAACGCTCGGCAGCATCCTGTCGCCCGCCGAGCGCTGCGGCGTCACGGGGCTGCGGCCGACCTTCGGCCGCGTGAGCCGGGACGGCTGCATGACGCTTTCCTGGACGATGGACAAGATCGGGCCGATCACCCGCTCGGTGGAAGACGCCGCGTTGGTGCTCAACGCCATCCACGGGAGCGACCGTCGCGACCCCACCGCGGTGGATCAGCCGTTCACGTGGCCGCCCACGCGCGACCTCCGCTCGCTGCGGGTCGGCTACTTCAAGGAGCGGGCCGACCGCCCAGAGATGGACGTCCTCCGCCGCATGGGGGTGCAGCTGGTTGAGATCTCGCTGCCGGACGACCTGCCGGTCTGGCCGATGACCGTGATGCTCAACGTCGAGGCCACCGCGGCATTCGATGAGTTCGCCCGCACGGGCGTTGAGGAGGGGCTGAACCTCTGGCCAGCGACTTTCCGGCGGCACCAGTTCACGCCCGCGGTCGAGTACCTCCGCGCGGCGCGCCTGCGGACGAAGCTGCTCGACCGGATGGAAATTCTGATGCAGACGGTCGACCTGTACGTGGAGGGCGACGACCTGGCCATCACCAACCTCACCGGGCACCCCAGCGTGCGCGTGCCCAGCGGCTTCCGCGAGCGCGGCGCGCGACGCACGCCCCGCGCCCTGAAATTCACCGGCCGGTTATTCGGCGAGAGCGAGCTGCTGTCGGTCGCGCACGCCTACCAGCAGGCGACCGGCTGGCATCTGGAGCGCCCGCCCGTCGAGCGGTTCCTGGCCGAGCAGCAGGAAGCCGAGCGCCGGGCCGCCGCTGAGCAGGACAAACAAGCACCTGCCGACCCGCCCGAGTGACGCTCTCGTGGGTGGCCTCTGCTGCTCGTGTACGGTGTCGCCACCAAGGCAAGCGCCGGCCGCCTGCTCTGCTGGCGTCCAACCAGCACGCCCTGCCGCCAGCCTGCGGGCAAACGGCTGCGGTTGTATGCGGCGATACCTTGGGGGGCCTCGCGGGTTGGGTAGAATGCCGGGGCGCCGCGTTGGGAACCACGCGGCCGCCCTGCCCTCACCTCCCACCGGTCCCTCGAAAGGCAACGATGCACGCCCCCAACCTCTACCGCTACGCCCTGACCGTGCTCTCCGCTGCCCTGCTGCTCGGCGGCGCCCCGTCGGCGCACGCCCAGGAGTTCAGCAAGGACAAGGCGAAGATCAAGCCGGTCCCGGTCGCCGACGGCGCCGCCAAGATCTCGCCCGCCAACACGCAGATCGAGTTCATCGGCCT contains:
- a CDS encoding efflux RND transporter permease subunit, with the translated sequence MTWFANLFARARWLFALFLVVVTGLAIEGYRPKSVDRSNVRSLADLIEEARDEGDQPRETDLLDSDEVTDAFNLGRSDAFLVVECDDLFRPESARALRAMVAAVEDLPIVDTVFSLDDVPTLNVFGFAEPLLPVNEASPESFRQSKERVVNHALARGQLISPDGRTLMMPIVYDWLFLEGNEDLTDGVLQAARESIQQSLAALPADGRPDFKVRITGQIPLFIAQERAFDRNQTLFRMIGYGLAFVLSVIMFRGLTAVVLMSAAPMLAIFWSFGILKLTGVYVNELSNVVMPLLVSMIALTDGVHLLVNIRRRRTAGDSPVEASRWAIEHVGVACLLTSLTTAIGFGSLMLAESAYVREFGEVCMYGVLIAFLAVMTFIPFVASTPLGARIHHGEERDLVGPLVARFAPFLEWILRHKKAVSRASIALTVALLGVSFALRPDNRVANQLPADTEVYQALAHCDEQFGGIQFLELWVDWPEQLDAQDPTILQAIKDAEALIDSEPLISHPLSIRNMLASFPGDENDQRTQMTFLSLLPRDLRGYFYRPSESRALIVTRIQDQGIAQYVPVFDRVESELAALSATHPGFTFRLRGGPIFRARDLYQIVIDLTTSLGVASLIILVVLALAYRSLTIGLISVIPNMFPLVATGALLVAMGQPLFMSSVCAFTVCLGIAVDDTIHFLSRFQQEVARTGDIDDAIRNTFQSVGTAMVMTTIILVAGFFAMLLSDLPAHRIFAAMACVTIGSAILGDMVALPALLSRYARNVWKEQAPAADPDPDPDLSGALPTG
- a CDS encoding DUF2891 domain-containing protein codes for the protein MLPGQQLSDDQVAQFAQLAIEGIPREFPNKPSNVITGPDNVLGPREMHPVFYGCFDWHSSVHGHWMLVRLAKAAPQAPVVAKARGLLDQQLTAEGLAAEAAYFDEKMNHSFERMYGWAWTLRLAAELRTWDDPAAQRWAKNLRPLEERIVELTRGYLPRLTYPVRTGVHPDTAFALAQILDYARAVGDAGLEQQIVEFAKAKYQSDRDYPGRFEPSGEDFFSPAWNEADLMRRVLSQVEFADWLERFLPGIESADSAAASLLTPAVVSDVTDPKIVHLAGLNLSRAWTQNGVLASLPADDPRREALRASIVAHTKSGLDYVFSGHYEGEHWLATFAVYLLTESGLPQ
- a CDS encoding Nramp family divalent metal transporter → MSDPARGWRPGPGLLVAAAFIGPGTVATASRAGAQFGFQLLWALLLAVAATIALQEMAARLGLVTRRGLAEAIRDSIQPAWLRWASVGLVLTAIVLGNTAYQTGNLIGAGAGVSVLTGAATQPAAAALGVGVGILIAVGGSGRIVIGGLMAIVLAMSTAFLLTAAAAAPNPAGIARGALVPSLPQGSTLTALALIGTTVVPYNLFLHASAVQRRWPASEDLRRALRSARLDSAAAIGLGGVVTMAIVVTAAAAFFTADARPNSPSEFAEQLTGVFGAWGRRLFAAGLAAAGLTSAVTAPLAAGFTAAGALPASASQAARERLTRGTAVAVALVGAGLAYTLGKSPTETIVAAQAANGLLLPLVAAFLLAAMNRRDLLGEHRNGPLLNAIGVAVVLTAFALGAKTLAPLLG
- a CDS encoding NCS2 family permease, with translation MREQLGYLLKDNLGRPTTVGSELRGAGATFLTMAYILPVNAGILAAVVGEQATGSLVACTALAAGVCCLLMGLTANVPIALASGMGLNALIAFNVASAAGGWQAAMGLVVIEGLVILALVLLGLREAVLAAIPRSLRLAIGAGIGLFIALIGLSNAGIVVQGVPAPPAGPLLAPGVVHQPTTAVALAGLVITAALMAWRVKGSLLLGIVAATAIAAAAGQVAWPTGWSWPSFEVALQADVLAALKWELVPLLFAVMMVDFFDTLGTATAIAEEGGLIDDQDRIPGARRLLIVDSLSASIGGLLGVSSVTCYIESAAGVAEGARTGLHSVFVGLLFLLAVFLAPLAAVVPACATAPALILVGFLMLRQLSELDFDRLDEAIPAFLTLLTIPMTFSIAHGIGYGFLSYVLIKLLTGRVGDLSLLMVGVAAAFGAYFWLAG
- a CDS encoding BlaI/MecI/CopY family transcriptional regulator, with the translated sequence MAKRRGKVPRLPEGEIQILEMLWRESSVTIQAAQKALGQPIGYTTVQTRLNRLVDKGLVSRSAERPAQYSAAVTPEEVRERELETLVERVSSGRVAPLVAHLINSRDISPDEIAELKALIEQAEQRSRESKPKGGKR